The genomic window TGGTGGTGACTGTGAATACCAACCGAGCCAAAAAATGCCGAAACAACCACTTCTAAACCATTGGCTAGGGTATCGTGTTTTATTTGTGACTCGAATGAAACTGTGCCCATTTTTTTGCGCAGGATGTCCACCTTAATGCGCTCTTCACCAAAAAGTTTTAGATGGCTGTCTGGTTGTACTACGGGGTATATTTCGCGGTTAATTAATTTTAGCAGGGTGGTTTTGCCCGCGCCGTTAGGGCCAATAATCGCAACAGATTCGCCTTGCTCTAGGGTGAGGTTTAAGTTGTTAAAAACTTGGGTGTTGCGGCGATAAACTTGCGCGTTGCGCACTTCCAAAATAGGTGGTGTTACGCTCATTTTCGTTTATCCATTTCTATGTCTGCACGGCTGCGTAAGGTTTCTTTTTTTCTAATATCGGCGAATGGGTCTGGGCTGTTTTCTGTTTGGTTTTCTGCTTTATTGTTTTTGGCTGAGTTCGCCTGTTGCTTGCTGCTTTTGGTTAAGGGCTCTTTTGCGTTTTTGATGCGGTTGTGAATATTAATGTAATAGTAGAGCGCGGTTATTGCGCCAAGCGCTAACCATTTAAGTATATAGCTAAACAGTAATTGTTGACCGCTGCCAGATAGTTTTTGGTATTCCAAAAAGTCGTGGTGGATGGCGTTAATTAAGAAGTAGCCTAGAAATAGGGCAGCAGTGGAAATAATAATTTTTTTATAACGCTTCCATACGTAAGTGGCAGCAACCGATTTGGCAAAGAAATTAATCACGGTTTAACTCCAAAAAGACAAGCCAAGTGCGGCCAGTAGCATAATGATGCTTTTGTCTTTCAGCTCGCTTTTTAGTTTGTCTTCCTCTTCCTTTACTATAACTTCGAGCAAGTCTGCATCGTATTCTTCTGGCCTTTTGCCATGCAGATAAATACGTGTGGTTGCGCGCGCTATCGCTTTTTCGCGAATGCGCGTGTCTATTTTGCGTTTAAGCCCGCCTAGCTTGCGTTTAATTAGGCTTTGTTTGGGTTTGCTCTCGTTAGGCGAGAGCGGAGTATTGTCGGTCATGGGCGCCATCAGTATAGGTGTGTGTGCCCCACTGTTTAACCGCGATTACAAGGTTGGTGCCAAAAGGGCTGGCCTACGGTTGGCGTGCTGGCGCTGGCTGTTTGGCGTTTAACCATAAGGCCTGCCTTATATGCTTGGCGGCCTGCTTCAATTGCCAGAGCAAATGCTTTTGCCATTCCCGCGGGGTTACTTGCTTTCGCGACAGCGGTATTCAGTAAAACGCCATCATAGCCCATTTCCATGGCTTGCGCCGCCTGTGATGGTGCCCCTAGGCCTGCATCTATTATGAGCGGAATACGCGGCAAGCGTTCGCGCAGTGTTTTAAGCTGGTAGGGGTTAAGTAGGCCTTGGCCGGTGCCTATAGGGGCGCCCCAAGGCATAAGCACTTTGCAGCCTACATCTACCAATTTGTGGCAAACCATAAGGTCATCGGTGCAGTAGGGTAAAACATTAAAACCCTGGGATATAAGCTCGTTTGCCGCTTCTACTAGCGCGAAAGGGTCGGGCTGGAGAGTGTAGTCATCGCCAATGACTTCGAGTTTTATCCAGGGGGTGTCGAATATCTCGCGCGACATATTCGCTAAGGTAATGGCTTCTTTAGCCGATTTACAGCCAGCCGTATTAGGCAGTAGGTGGCAGCCGGTTTGCTGAATCGCCTCCCAAATGGCTTGGCCGTCACGGTTGCTGGGGTTTTGTCTGCGCAGCCCCAGTGTAACGATATTACAGCCCGAGCTAGCAATGGCATCTAGCATGGATTGCGGCGATGGGTACAGGGCCGTGCCCAACAGAAAACGGCTGCTAAAAGCGGTGTCGTATAAGTTCAAAGGGTCTTGAATATCATGCATGACTAGCCGCCTCCCACGGGGCTAACTATATCGATGGTGTCACCAGCGGTTAGCTGAGTAGCTGTATACTGGCTGCGGGGTACAAATTCATCATTCACGGCTACCGCTACAGGTAGGCCATCTGGGTTATGTATTTGTACCAGTGACGCCAGTGTCGCTTGAGAGGCAAGCTGGGTAATAGTACCGTTTACGCTCACTTGAATATTGTCGTTGTGGGTCGAATCAGTCATACAGTGCGAGTGCCTTCGGTGTTTGAATAGCTGTAGGGCTTGTTGTATATGCGTCTAAAGTGCGGCGATTAAAGTGGCTGGCAAATGGTGATTTAGCTCTGCCTAGGCCCGCTAGTTGTAAAGCGTATTCCACCGCACTTGGCGCTAATAAATAACCGTGCCTGTACAAGCCATTGGCTTGAATGACTGGCGTACGATTACTTGAGTTAGCTTGTGCCAAGGTAATACAGGGCATATTATCGATTAGCGCGGGGCGTAAATTTGTGTCCATTTCTACTATGCGCGCCTCGGCGAATGCGGGGTTGAGCGTGTACAGGGCGCTGCATAACTCCAGCGCAGATTGCACAGACATGGGCGAGTTATCATTACTTTCTATTTCGGTGGCGCCAACAATAAATTGATTGTTAGGCTTAGGCACAATATAGAGTTTGTAGCGGGGGTGCATAAGCCGAATAGGGCGGTGCAGTTTTACTTCGTCGGTTTCTACCCAAATAACTTCACCCCGCACCCCGCGCACTTGCCTTTCTTTACCTGCGCCAACGCCACGGCAGTCAAACCATAAATCAAATTGGCTTGCATCTATGTTGTCTATTTGTGCTTCGGGCGCAAAGCGCACAGGGGTGTTAGCGTGTATTTGTACATTATGGTCAATAAGCCATTCGAGTAACTTATCGAGAAACACGCGGTTATTTAACGCCGCTTCGTTGGGGAGGTATAAACCGTGGCTAAAATGTAAGTCAGGCTCGAGTTGGGCTAATTCGTGCGGGGCAAGCCACTGGCTTTGATTGTTCGCGCCCAAGTGGTGCTGCAAATCTTGGTGAAACTGAAGTAATTCCGACTCATCTTGTGGGTGGGCCACAACAACGCTACCGCGCTTGCTATACAGGTGCTTAAATAGTGCTGGTAGCTCTGCCAGCCAGCTTTCCCACAGTGTCATGGAGTGCAGCCCCATGTCATAAATTGCCCGCTCAGATACAACCACTTCGCTCATGGGCGATAGCATGGCTGCTGCAGTGTATGCTGCATTGTGAGGGGTAGAAAGCGAGCCCGCGTCGAATAAAGATACGCGATGGCCCAAAGCAGTAAGGCGCCACGCAAGTAATCGGCCCATTAGGCCGCCACCGGCAATGGCTGCGTGCACGGGCGATTCGGCCCGTTTATGTAAGGAGGTATTCATATGCTGTTGCCTACGCAGGTTCTAGCCTGATCAGGTCGTACGGGTTTAATCTCAGCCCCAAGAGAAGTATGGGGCACCCCGACAAAGTGAGCGAAGTCTACTGCTTGCTATGGTTTGTCGCAAGCGGGGTTTTGATTGCCAATGGCTTTGGCCTCGTGCAGCAAGCGTGAGTAAGCTTCTGAACGTTCAATTTCTACACAGGCTGTAGCCTCTTCGCGACTCATACCCGATGCTTGAAGTGTGTGTGCACATAGCTGCAAGCTGGCTTCTAGTGTTTCTGGCACAACTTGATTGGCGCCTGCGTGTAGTAGTGCTGTTGAATGTTGTTCGTCTTTGGAGCGCACCACAATTTTTAATTCTGGATGATGCTGGCGTGCGCCATGGGTTGTGCGAATGGATGCGTGGGAGTCATCCATGGTAACAAGCAGCACGCTGGCGTTATCTACACTGGCCATATGCAGCACTTCCTGCTTGCTGGCGTCGCCTAAAAATATATGTGCGCCTTGTTTTTGTAAGCGCCGTACTTCATCTGCGTTAGTGTCGAGCGCAATGTAGGGGATGGATTGTTGCGTAAGAATATGTGCTACTGCCTGCCCAACGCGGCCGAACCCCGCGATTATTATGTGGTCGTGCAGTGCATCGGGCGCAGCGTTAGGGGTTTGTGACAGGTTGTATTTATCGGCCAGCCACTTGCCAAACATGGCAAGAAATGGGGTGAAAATCATCGATAAGCCGGCAACTACCACCATAAATTGGCCAATATTAGGTTCAATAAGTTGGTAGCTTAAGGTTGCCTGCCCAATTACCACAAATGCAAATTCACCGGCTTCAGAAACAATTAAGCCTGTGCGCAGCGCATCTTGCCAGCTTAACCCAAATAAGCGTGCAAATAGTGTGGCAATGGTTGCTTTTAAGGCTAGTAAACCCACAACCGATAATACAACCCATACGCCGTACTCGAAGGCCATAACCAGGTCTAAATTCATGCCCACGCCCATAAAAAACAGGCCTAAAAATAAGCCTTTAAACGGGGCGATTTCGCTTTCTATTTGATGGCGAAACTCGGTTTCTGCGAGCAATAAGCCGGCGAGGAATGCACCCAGTGCCATAGATAAGCCCGCAAGGCCGGTAATCACAGAGGTGGCGAGAATAACCAGCAGCATAAGGGCGGTAAACACATCAATATTGCGCAAGCGGGCGACGTGGCGGAATAAAAAACTCAACAAAAAGCGGCCCACAAAAATAATAAAGCCAATAGTGATGGCTGCCTTTAAAAGGGCGCTGCCCACCGTTAGCCATAGGCTGCTATCGCCACTGGATGTATCGCCGAGTATGGTGAGCAAAATTAAAATAGGGACAACGGCTAAATCTTGAAAGAGCAGAATGGCAAAGCTTGCTCGACCATAGGTGGTGGCACTTTCGCTGCGCTCGTGCAAAATCTGCATCACCATGGCAGTGGAAGAAAGCGCCAAACACAAGCCGATAATAACGGCCGCTTCGATGGTATTGCCCCACCAAAATGCTAAGCCGCTAATTATGCTTGCGCTTACTAATACTTGCGCCGCTCCCAAGCCAAAAATAAGCTTGGAGAAACTTTTTAAGCGCGCAAATGAAAGCTCTAAACCGATGGTAAACAGTAAAATTATCACGCCGAGTTCGGCGAAGTGTTGTACGGCGTTAGCATCGTGAATAACAGCTGCGCCGTAAGGGCCAATAATAGCTCCTACGGCTAAATAGCCCAGAATAGGGCTCATTTTTATACGTTTAAATAGGGGTACAACTATAACAACGGTAAGTAAAAAGGCGATGGTCTCGTACAGGTAGGGAATGGTCATCGATGTGTGTTCTGCTTCCATCATATACGCCTATGTTGTGTTCCTGTATCAACGTGTTAGTTGTTTGTGGTTAGCTTAGTATTTAACTAGTTAATTTTTGCGGATAGTTCACCCTCGGCAAGCTTAATATGAATGGTTTCGCCTTTTGGGGTGTCGGCCGGCGTGCGTATAACCGTGCCGTCAGCCTTAGTCGTTATGGAGTAGCCGCGCTTAAGGGTTGCCAGGGGGCTAGCAATATCAAGCAGTGCAACGGCTCTTTGCAGTCTGTCTGTTTTTTTATCTAGCAAACGGCTAATGGCTTGGTTTAATTGTAAGCGAAGTTTTGCGAGATCTTTTTGATGCTGCGCAAGCAACTTTTGAGGGTGCTGCTGGGTTAAGCGCTGCTCGCGGTTTCTAAGTGTGGTGCCGTCTTTTTGTAAGCGCAACTGTATGGCGCGGGTAAGACGAATTTCTAATTGATCCAATTGTTGCGCTCGCGCATTTAGGCGCTCGCCAGGGTGCTTTAGCCTTGTGCGCAGGTGATTTACTGCCTGAGCGTATTGGCTTAAACGCTGGTGTAGGCGCTGTTTAAGCTGCTTGGCAAAATGTTGTAGCAATTGGTCGATATCTGTTTTGTTTGGGCACAGCAGTTCAGCCGCAGCCGAAGGGGTGGGGGCGCGTAAATCTGCAACAAAGTCGGCAATGGTAAAATCTACCTCGTGACCCACTGCGCTCACAATGGGTATATCGCATTCGTAAATGCGGCGCGCCAGCGCTTCATTGTTAAAGGCCCATAAGTCTTCTATCGAGCCGCCGCCGCGGCACAGCAAAAGCACATCAAAAAGGCCTGAATTCTCGGCAATGTCTATTGCCTGTATGAGTTTTGCGGGCGCGTCATCCCCTTGCACAGGGGCAGGGATCACCGTTACCGGAATACTGGGGAAGCGGCGCTGTAATACCGATAGTACATCCCGCACGGCAGCCCCTGTGGGCGATGTGATAATGCCTATATGGTTTGGCAGTGTGGGAATCGGTTGTTTATCTGCCTCGTTAAACAGGCCTTCATTTAGTAACTGTGCTTTTAGGGCTTCGTAACGCTGTTGTAATAGGCCAAACCCAGACTCTTCCATGTGCTCGGCAATAAGCTGAAAATCGCCGCGACCCTCATACAGGCTTACGCGGGCGCGCAGCAGCACTTTATCGCCCGCTTTTGGGCGAAATTTTACCTGCTGGTTGCGGCCCTTAAACATGGCACAGCGCACCTGTGCGCGCTCGTCTTTTAGGGTGAAGTACCAGTGGCCAGAGGCAGGGGCGCTAAAGTTAGAAATTTCACCTTCTACCCAAATAAGGGGCAGGTGTACTTCAAGCAGGTCTTTTACTCTGCGGTTAAGCTCTTCCACAGAAAAAGTTTTGCGCTCGCCGCCACGCTTGGCTGTAATTTGGTTGGTTTGGCTAAAAATATCGTTTTGCATGCGGGCATTCTAGGCGGTTTTGGATTGCTTTGGCATGCCTAGAATGAAATTTCCGGCACATTTACTGGTTGCGCTTGCACTTTCGCGCGTGTTTGTTCATTTAGGGCGACTTTTCGTGTTTACCAAAGATGGTGCAAACGCGTATAATTGCTCGTTTATCTCGCAGGCACTGGCTTACCTTAAAACGCCATTGCAGGCTCTACTCATGACTCTTGAGGTAGTTACTCCTATGTTAAGGATTGCTCAGGAAGCGCTCACGTTTGACGACGTACTGCTGGTTCCCGGTTATTCTAATGTCACAGCAAAAGATGTGGATTTGAAAACCCGGCTAACCCGAGAAATCACGCTTAATATCCCCTTGTTATCCGCTGCTATGGATACCGTTACCGAGGCCCGTTTAGCTATTGCATTAGCGCAAGAGGGCGGTATTGGTATTATTCATAAAAGCATGACCATCGAAAAACAAGCGGAACAAGTGCGTGCCGTTAAGAAATTTGAAGCTGGTGTGGTTAAAAACCCCATCACTATCGATTCTAGCTGCTCGATTAAAGACCTTATTGCCCTTACCCGTCAGCACAATATTTCTGGTGTGCCGGTTTTAGATAACGGCGATTTGGTGGGTATTGTTACCGGTCGAGATGTGCGTTTCGAAACCAACTTAGATGCAACTGTAGCCAGCATAATGACACCGAAAGAAAAATTGGTGACTGTGCTAGAAGGCACCGCAGCAGATGAAGTGCGCGCGCTGTTACATAAGCACCGCATAGAAAAAGTGCTGGTTGTTAACGATAAGTTTAAATTGTGCGGCCTAATTACCGTTAAAGACATAAATAAAGCCGAAACCTACCCAAATGCCTGTAAAGATGCTGATGGCAGTTTGCGAGTAGGTGCGTCTGTGGGCACAAGCCCAGACACAGATGATCGCGTAGCAGCATTGGTTGCGGCGGGTGTAGATGTGCTAGTGGTAGATACCGCTCACGGTCACTCACAAAACGTATTAAATCGCGTAACCAAAATTAAGAAAGATCACCCGCAAGTTCAGGTGATTGGTGGCAATATTGCTACAGCTGACGCGGCAAAAGCGCTTGTGGAAGCCGGTGCCGATGGCGTTAAAGTAGGTATTGGTCCTGGCTCTATATGTACCACCCGTATTGTAACGGGTGTAGGGGTGCCGCAAATTTCTGCAATTGCAAATGTTGTAGACGCATTAAAAGACACTGGCGTACCGGTGATTGC from Saccharophagus degradans 2-40 includes these protein-coding regions:
- the guaB gene encoding IMP dehydrogenase, with translation MLRIAQEALTFDDVLLVPGYSNVTAKDVDLKTRLTREITLNIPLLSAAMDTVTEARLAIALAQEGGIGIIHKSMTIEKQAEQVRAVKKFEAGVVKNPITIDSSCSIKDLIALTRQHNISGVPVLDNGDLVGIVTGRDVRFETNLDATVASIMTPKEKLVTVLEGTAADEVRALLHKHRIEKVLVVNDKFKLCGLITVKDINKAETYPNACKDADGSLRVGASVGTSPDTDDRVAALVAAGVDVLVVDTAHGHSQNVLNRVTKIKKDHPQVQVIGGNIATADAAKALVEAGADGVKVGIGPGSICTTRIVTGVGVPQISAIANVVDALKDTGVPVIADGGVRFSGDVAKAIVAGADCVMMGSMFAGTEEAPGEVELYQGRTYKSYRGMGSLGAMAKTQGSSDRYFQDSSQGMEKLVPEGIEGRVPYKGPLNAIVHQLMGGLRAAMGYTGSVTMEEMRTKPQFVRVTSAGMGESHVHDVSITKEAPNYPVSGR
- a CDS encoding FAD-dependent oxidoreductase, whose product is MNTSLHKRAESPVHAAIAGGGLMGRLLAWRLTALGHRVSLFDAGSLSTPHNAAYTAAAMLSPMSEVVVSERAIYDMGLHSMTLWESWLAELPALFKHLYSKRGSVVVAHPQDESELLQFHQDLQHHLGANNQSQWLAPHELAQLEPDLHFSHGLYLPNEAALNNRVFLDKLLEWLIDHNVQIHANTPVRFAPEAQIDNIDASQFDLWFDCRGVGAGKERQVRGVRGEVIWVETDEVKLHRPIRLMHPRYKLYIVPKPNNQFIVGATEIESNDNSPMSVQSALELCSALYTLNPAFAEARIVEMDTNLRPALIDNMPCITLAQANSSNRTPVIQANGLYRHGYLLAPSAVEYALQLAGLGRAKSPFASHFNRRTLDAYTTSPTAIQTPKALALYD
- the xseA gene encoding exodeoxyribonuclease VII large subunit; translated protein: MQNDIFSQTNQITAKRGGERKTFSVEELNRRVKDLLEVHLPLIWVEGEISNFSAPASGHWYFTLKDERAQVRCAMFKGRNQQVKFRPKAGDKVLLRARVSLYEGRGDFQLIAEHMEESGFGLLQQRYEALKAQLLNEGLFNEADKQPIPTLPNHIGIITSPTGAAVRDVLSVLQRRFPSIPVTVIPAPVQGDDAPAKLIQAIDIAENSGLFDVLLLCRGGGSIEDLWAFNNEALARRIYECDIPIVSAVGHEVDFTIADFVADLRAPTPSAAAELLCPNKTDIDQLLQHFAKQLKQRLHQRLSQYAQAVNHLRTRLKHPGERLNARAQQLDQLEIRLTRAIQLRLQKDGTTLRNREQRLTQQHPQKLLAQHQKDLAKLRLQLNQAISRLLDKKTDRLQRAVALLDIASPLATLKRGYSITTKADGTVIRTPADTPKGETIHIKLAEGELSAKIN
- a CDS encoding monovalent cation:proton antiporter-2 (CPA2) family protein, which produces MEAEHTSMTIPYLYETIAFLLTVVIVVPLFKRIKMSPILGYLAVGAIIGPYGAAVIHDANAVQHFAELGVIILLFTIGLELSFARLKSFSKLIFGLGAAQVLVSASIISGLAFWWGNTIEAAVIIGLCLALSSTAMVMQILHERSESATTYGRASFAILLFQDLAVVPILILLTILGDTSSGDSSLWLTVGSALLKAAITIGFIIFVGRFLLSFLFRHVARLRNIDVFTALMLLVILATSVITGLAGLSMALGAFLAGLLLAETEFRHQIESEIAPFKGLFLGLFFMGVGMNLDLVMAFEYGVWVVLSVVGLLALKATIATLFARLFGLSWQDALRTGLIVSEAGEFAFVVIGQATLSYQLIEPNIGQFMVVVAGLSMIFTPFLAMFGKWLADKYNLSQTPNAAPDALHDHIIIAGFGRVGQAVAHILTQQSIPYIALDTNADEVRRLQKQGAHIFLGDASKQEVLHMASVDNASVLLVTMDDSHASIRTTHGARQHHPELKIVVRSKDEQHSTALLHAGANQVVPETLEASLQLCAHTLQASGMSREEATACVEIERSEAYSRLLHEAKAIGNQNPACDKP
- the thiS gene encoding sulfur carrier protein ThiS, producing MTDSTHNDNIQVSVNGTITQLASQATLASLVQIHNPDGLPVAVAVNDEFVPRSQYTATQLTAGDTIDIVSPVGGG
- a CDS encoding thiazole synthase translates to MHDIQDPLNLYDTAFSSRFLLGTALYPSPQSMLDAIASSGCNIVTLGLRRQNPSNRDGQAIWEAIQQTGCHLLPNTAGCKSAKEAITLANMSREIFDTPWIKLEVIGDDYTLQPDPFALVEAANELISQGFNVLPYCTDDLMVCHKLVDVGCKVLMPWGAPIGTGQGLLNPYQLKTLRERLPRIPLIIDAGLGAPSQAAQAMEMGYDGVLLNTAVAKASNPAGMAKAFALAIEAGRQAYKAGLMVKRQTASASTPTVGQPFWHQPCNRG